DNA from Streptomyces rishiriensis:
GGGGTCGGCCGACAACATCAGCCAAGGATCACCGACCGACCTGCACCTCCACCACAGTCCTCTCCCTCGTTAGGGTCGATGCCGTGGCCATCAGTCCTCAGTTTCCGCCCTGTCCGCCGCATCCCGGCGGCCCGCCCGAGGACGGTGTGCTCCGGCACGCTCACTGGTGGCAGCACAGGTGGGTGCGGTACGGGGCGCTGATCACCCTGCTCGCGCTGTCCGGCCTGGTCATCCTCGCGCTGGTGCGCGAACAGACCGGTACGCAAGGGTTCCTGGTGGGGCTCGGCCTGGCCGTGCTGCCCGTGCCGTTGCTGGTCGCCGCCTTCCGGTGGCTGGACCGGGTCGAGCCGGGACCCTGGCGGAACCTGGTCTTCGCCTTCGCCTGGGGCGCGTGCGCGGCGGCGCTGATAGCCATCATCGCCAACAGTTTCGCGACCCGGTGGATAGCCACCGCGACCGCCGACCCGTCCGGCGCGGACACCCTCGGAGCGACCGTCATAGCGCCGGTCGTAGAGGAGTCCGCCAAGGCCGCCGCCGTCCTGCTGGTGTTCCTCTTCCGCAGGCGCGACTTCACCGGGATCGTCGACGGCGTGGTGATAGCCGGGGTCACCGCCACCGGTTTCGCGTTCACCGAGAACATCCTCTACCTCGGCACCGCCTTCGGCACCGACCAGCTCACGGGCGACACGGGCATCGCCTCCGTCACCGCCGCGACCTTCTTCGTGCGGGTCATCATGTCGCCGTTCGCGCACCCCCTGTTCACCGTTCTGACCGGCATCGGCTTCGGCGTCGCCGCGCTCTTCGGGGACCGTCAACACCTGCGGCGCGTGCTGGTCCCGCTGTGCGGGCTGCTCCTCGCGATGGGCATGCACGCCCTGTGGAACGGCTCATCGTCGTTCGGCGAGTTCGGCTTCTTCGCGGTGTACGCGGCGTTCATGGTGCCCGCGTTCGGGCTGCTGACCTGGCTGGTGGTGTGGACGCGGCAACGCGAGCTGCGCACCGTGCGCGAGGAACTGCCCGCCTACGCGGCCGCCGGCTGGCTCGCTCCGGCCGAGCCGTACGCGCTCGGCTCGATGCGGGCCCGGCGGCTGGCCCGGGAGTACGCCGGTCGCCACCTGGGCAAACCGGCGGCACGGGAGGTGGCGCGGTACGAGGCGTACGCGACGTCGCTCGCGTTCCTGCGGCACCGCGGCCGAAAGGGCCGGGCCGGCGCGGACTTCCTCGTACGCGAGCGGGAGTTGCTCAACGAACTGTTGAGGCGGAGGGACGTCGCCCGGCCCGCGCTCGACCACGCGGCCCGGATGACGGCCCCGCCGGTACGGGTGACCGCGCCGCCCTGGCCGGTGTACGGGGCGTACGGGCACGGCCCGGGCCCGGCCCACGGGCAGAGCCACCTCGCCGGGTTCCCGCACCCAGCGGGGCCGGCGTACGGGAATCCGGCGGGACAGTCGTACGGAGCTCCGGCGGGGCAGTCGTACGGGTACGGCTACGGGTATCCCGCAGTGCACAGCCCCGTACTCGGTCCCGGAACCGGTCCCGGAACCGGTCCCGTGCATGCTCCAGCGCAGGGATCCGCACCCGGTCATCCGGTGGGCTACCCCGCTCAGTACCCCGCGCCCCGCCCGCACCAGTAGGGCGGGCCGGGACGAGACAGGTCAGGCGGAGGCCCGGGTCAGCCGGGTGATCTCCTCCGCCGTCAGCTCCAGTTCGGCCACCGCCAGCAGCGCCGGCAGCTGCTCGACCGTCCGCGCGGACGCGATCGGCGCGGCCACCGTCGGCTGCGCGGCGAGCCACGCCAGAGCGACCGTGGGGATCTGGCTGTCGTGGGCCCGGGCGATCTCGTCCAGGGCGGTGAGGACGTTCCGGCCGCGCTCCGTGTCGAGGTGCTTGGCGGCGCCGGCGGCGCGGGCGCTCTGCACGGTCGTACCGGGCCGGTACTTGCCGGTGAGGAAGCCGGCGGCCAGCGCGAAGTACGGGACGGCGGCGAGCCCGAAGCGGCCGGCGACGTCCTGGAGGGCGCCCTCGTAGGTGTCGCGGGAGACCAGGTTGTAGTGGGGCTGGAGGGCGACGTACCGGGCCAGGCCCTCACGGTCGGAGAACTCCAGGGACTCCCGCAGGCGCTCGGGCGAGATGTTCGAGGCGGCGATGTGCCGTACCTTGCCCGCCCTCACCAGCTCGTCGAGCGCGCCGACGATCTCCTCGACGGGCACCTCGGGCTTGTCGAAGTGCGTGTAGTAGAGGTCGATGTGGTCGGTGCCCAGACGGCGGAGCGAGGCGTCGGCGGCGGCCTTGATGTTGTCGGCGGACAGGCCGCGGAATTCGGGGTGCTGGCTCACCTTGGTGGCGATCACGACGTCGTCGCGGTTGCCCCGGGCCTTCAGCCAGCTGCCGATGATGGTCTCGGACTCACCACCGCTGTTGCCCTCGACCCAGGACGAGTAGGAGTCGGCGGTGTCGACGAAGTTCCCGCCGGCGGCCGCGTAGGCGTCGAGTACGGCGAAGGAGGCCGCCTCGTCGGCGGTCCAGCCGAAGACGTTGCCGCCGAGGGAGAGCGGGAAGACCTCGAGGTCGGAGGAGCCGAGTGTGCGAAGAGACGTCATGCTCGGTCTCAACGGAAGCCGACGGTCCGCCCATTCCGCGCGTGACGCGAAGAACATGTGAACAGCACAGCCGAACGGGGTGCCCGGCACAGCGGATCAGCCCCAGCGGATTGGCACGGACCGGCAGCCCCGACGCGGAGGGCGTCAGGGCTGCGGGGTGCATCAGGGGTGTCCGGACGGGCGGCTCAGGGGTTGAGGCCCTTGCCGCGCAGCCAGGCCGCCGGGTCGATGCCGTCGGCGCTGCCGCCCGGGTGGACCTCGAGGTGGAGGTGGGCCCCGGTGACGTTCCCGGTCGCGCCCACCCGGCCGATCACATCACCGGTGGCGACCTTCTGGCCGACGCTGACGCTGATCGACGACTGGTGGCAGAACCACAGCTCGGTGCCGTCGTCCAGGGTCAGGATGGTGCGGTAGCCGTAGGAACCGGCCCAGCCGGCCTCGGTGATGGTGCCGCTGTGGACGGCCTTGATGAGGGTGCCCGTCGGCGCGGCGAAGTCGAGACCCGTGTGGTAGCCGGAGGACCAGAGGGAACCGGCCTGGCCGAAGGTCGAGGTGATGGTGTACGAGGAGGTCGGCAGCGTGTACTGCTTGGCCAGTTCGGCCAGGCGCGCGGCCTCGGCCTTCGCGGCGGCTTCCTCGGCGGCCTTCTTCTTCGCGGCGGCGGCCTTGGCCTCCGCCTCCTTCTCGGCCTTGGCGGCGGCGTCGGCCTCGGCCTCGGCCGCTGCGGCGAGTGCCTTGACCTCGACCTGGGACTGCTGCGACTCGGCCTGCGCCATGATCCGGCTGCGCAGCGCCTCGCCGGCGTCGGCGGCGCTCTCCTCGGTGTCCAGGGCGGCTTCGGAGCCGAAGCCGGCGAGGGCCGGCGCGGCTTCCTGGACGGGCTCGTCGTCGTCGGAGATGAGCGAACCGACGTTGGGCAGGTCCGGCATCGAGATGGAGACCGGGGCCTTGCCGGTGTTGGCGCTGGCCATGCCACCCGCGCTGACGGCGGCGATGACGCCGACACCGAGGACGGTGGAGCTGCGGGCGAATCCGCCGCCGCGCTGCTTGGCGACGCGGTGCTTGCCGCGTACCGGGCGAGTGGACTCCGCGGTGGGGTTCCACTCCTCCCAAGGTCCCTCGTCGGTGCGATAGCCGCCGTAGCCGAAGGTGTCGGTGGACGGCTGGCTGGGCGCGTACGGGGCCTCGGGGGCAGGCGGGTTGGACGCCACGCGGGCGCACTCCTTTCCTTCCGTCGCCTACCGGGTTAGCTGACGGGTTCGGAGCGGGAAGGTCTCCTACGCGCGTATACCGGTCGTGGACTCTGCGAGTTCACGACGGCTTCCGCGTGATTCACCCCAAGGTGGTGGTTCCCCGGTTCCCTTGCGGGATTCGGCACGTGCCGCACGGAGCCGACTCTGGTGCCGGCTGGGACGACCGCGCTGCGTTATCGAACGTTAATAGACCCGGGGGTGGGTTTCCAAGCCGTTCCTCTTGATCAACATCATTCCCGGCCTGGACTTTTAGGCCACCAGCGGTGAAAAACGGGCGAGTTGACCGCCCCCCGCCATGCCCCGTAAACGCCCCGTCAGTCATAGGAGTGGTGATGGTAACTCAGTTGTAATGCGCAGGGCGGTCGCCCGGTCACCGGCAGTAAGGGGATGGGATGCGCGACGAAAACACCGAAGGCCGGAACCCTTTCGGATTCCGGCCTTCGGTTCATCAGTAGCGGGGACAGGATTTGAACCTGCGACCTCTGGGTTATGAGCCCAGCGAGCTACCGAGCTGCTCCACCCCGCGGCGATGAACACAACTGTACGCCATCGGCGGGGCAGAAAGCACATCGGTTGATCACCGGGGCCCCGGCGGCCTCAGAGGAGGTGGCGGTTCGGCTCCTTCGCCCGCTCCTCGTACTCCGGAAGCACGAGGACGTCGACGCCCCGGCCCGCCAGCAGACCGGTTCCGTCCGCGTCCGTGACGAAGGTGTCCGGCTCGCGCCAGGCCGTGACCACCCGGCCCACTCCGGCGTCGAGGATGAGGCGGGCACAGGGCGCCGGGCGGGAGGATCGGCGGGCGCACGGTTCGAGGCTGCTGTAGACGGTGGCCGCGGGCAGCCGGGGATCGGCGGGGTCGAGCTTCGCGAGGGCGGCCTCCTCGGCGTGCACGACCGGGTCGCCGGCCTCGCGGGAGTGGCCGCGCGCCAGCTCCGTGCCGTCGGCGGCCACGATCACGGCGCCGACGCTGAAGGCGGTCTCCGACGGCGGACAGTCGGCCGCGAGGGCGCAGGCCAGGGCCAGCCAGTGCCGGTCGGCCGCGGCGGGCAGCGGTCCCGTGCCGGGTGCGGTGGGCTCGTAGCGGTTCAGGACGACGTCCTCGATACGCCGGGACTCCACCAGGCGCAGCCGTCCGCCCTGGTAGCCGCCGGGCCCGAAGAGGCGGGGCGCGGACGGGTCGCCCACGAAGAGCGGGGCGAGGACGAGCTGGAGCTCGTCGGCGAGGCCCTGCCGGAGCAGCTGGGTGTGGACGGTGCCGCCGCCCTCGACCATGAGCCGCCGTACGCCGCGGACGTCGTGGAGGTGTTCGAGGAGGCGGCGCCAGTCCACTTCGGGGCCGAGCGGGACGGCGTCCGCGGCGATGCCCAGCGCACGGATCCGGTCGGCGCCCTTCTCCGTCGTGTACACGATCTTCTCGCCGCCCGTGTGCCAGAAGTTCGCCGCCGGATCCAGCTCGCCCGAGTCGCTGACGGTGACCTTGAGGGGGTACGCAGGCCGCCCGGCGGCCACGCGGGCGGCGCGGCGCTCGGGGGAGTTCACGAGGAGCCGGGGATTGTCGGCGCGGATCGTGCCGGCGCCGACGAGGATGGCGTCGACCGAGGCCCGGACCTCGTCGACACGGTCGAAGTCGGCGCGGCCGGAGAGAAGCAGGCGCTCGGGCGTGGTGTCGTCCAGGTAGCCGTCGAGAGAGACGGCGGCGGACAGCAGGACGTACGGGTACGGCATCGACGCGGCTCTCCGGTGGGGTGACGGGCAGGGCTGACGGGCAGGACTTGACGGGCAGGACTTGGTTCAAGTTTGAAACAAACTTACACTGGGGGCATGACGACTCGCTGGCTCACCCCCGAGGAGCAACGCGCCTGGCGCGCGTATGTTGCCGGCTACCTCCTCCTCGAGGACGCGATCGACCGGCAGCTCCAGCAGGAGGCCGGCATGCCCCACCTGTACTACTCCATCCTCGCCAACCTCTCCGACATCCCGGAACGGCGGCTGCGGATGACCGACCTCGCGGAACGGCTGAAGATCACCCGCAGCCGGCTGACCTATGCGGTGTCCCGGCTGGAGAAGGACGGGCTGGTGCGGCGCGAGGACTGCCGCTGGGACAAGCGCGGCAGCGTCGCGGTCCTGACGGACGAGGGCATGACGGTGCTGGAGAACGTCGCGCCCGGCCACGTCGGGACGGTTCGCGCGGCCCTCTTCGACCGGCTCACCCCCGAGCAGGTGGGACAGCTGGAGGAGATCTTCACGCAGGTCGCACGCGGGTTCCAGGAGAACGGCGACGGCGAGACGGCGCCCGAGGACCTCCCGTGGCGCCGGCGCTCGTCGCCCTGCTCGGGAACCGGGACTCCCTGACCGCGGGCCCTGTGAGGGGCGCCACACACCGGTTGCTTCAAATTTAAAGCATGGGGTAGGGTCTCGGCTCGTTGGATCTGCTTCAAATCTGAAGCACAGGGTGGCCCTGTGCCGCCCTGTCACCGTCCTCCGGACCCGGGAGACCGCATGCCCGACACCCCCGCCGCCACCCCGCGCGCCCGCGTCCGGGTGCCGCTGCGCTTCCCCGACGGCTACTCCGTCGACGCCGAACTGGTCACCTTCCACGGTCTCGCCGACGGCCAGGAGCACGTCGCCGTCGTCCTCGGCGAGCCGGCCGCCGGCGCCACCCCCCTGGTCCGGCTGCACTCCGAGTGCCTGACCGGTGACGTCTTCGGCTCCGCCCGCTGCGACTGCGGGCCGCAGTTGCGCGAGGCGGTCGAGCGCATAGCCGTCACGGGCGGTGTCCTGCTCTACCTCCGTCAGGAGGGCCGCGGCATCGGTCTCTACAACAAGCTCGACGCGTACGCCCTCCAGGACCAGGGCCTGGACACCTACGAGGCGAACGCCGCGCTCGGCCTGCCCGAGGACGACCGGGACTACACGGCCGCCGCCCAGATGCTGCGCGCGCTGGGCATCACGAGCCTGGATCTGCTGTCCAACAACCCGGACAAGGCAGGCCAGTTGCGCGACCTGGGCATCGACGTCCAGGACCGGGTCCCGACGGGCGTCTTCACCACCCCGCAC
Protein-coding regions in this window:
- a CDS encoding PrsW family intramembrane metalloprotease, encoding MSPQFPPCPPHPGGPPEDGVLRHAHWWQHRWVRYGALITLLALSGLVILALVREQTGTQGFLVGLGLAVLPVPLLVAAFRWLDRVEPGPWRNLVFAFAWGACAAALIAIIANSFATRWIATATADPSGADTLGATVIAPVVEESAKAAAVLLVFLFRRRDFTGIVDGVVIAGVTATGFAFTENILYLGTAFGTDQLTGDTGIASVTAATFFVRVIMSPFAHPLFTVLTGIGFGVAALFGDRQHLRRVLVPLCGLLLAMGMHALWNGSSSFGEFGFFAVYAAFMVPAFGLLTWLVVWTRQRELRTVREELPAYAAAGWLAPAEPYALGSMRARRLAREYAGRHLGKPAAREVARYEAYATSLAFLRHRGRKGRAGADFLVRERELLNELLRRRDVARPALDHAARMTAPPVRVTAPPWPVYGAYGHGPGPAHGQSHLAGFPHPAGPAYGNPAGQSYGAPAGQSYGYGYGYPAVHSPVLGPGTGPGTGPVHAPAQGSAPGHPVGYPAQYPAPRPHQ
- a CDS encoding aldo/keto reductase, yielding MTSLRTLGSSDLEVFPLSLGGNVFGWTADEAASFAVLDAYAAAGGNFVDTADSYSSWVEGNSGGESETIIGSWLKARGNRDDVVIATKVSQHPEFRGLSADNIKAAADASLRRLGTDHIDLYYTHFDKPEVPVEEIVGALDELVRAGKVRHIAASNISPERLRESLEFSDREGLARYVALQPHYNLVSRDTYEGALQDVAGRFGLAAVPYFALAAGFLTGKYRPGTTVQSARAAGAAKHLDTERGRNVLTALDEIARAHDSQIPTVALAWLAAQPTVAAPIASARTVEQLPALLAVAELELTAEEITRLTRASA
- a CDS encoding M23 family metallopeptidase, coding for MASNPPAPEAPYAPSQPSTDTFGYGGYRTDEGPWEEWNPTAESTRPVRGKHRVAKQRGGGFARSSTVLGVGVIAAVSAGGMASANTGKAPVSISMPDLPNVGSLISDDDEPVQEAAPALAGFGSEAALDTEESAADAGEALRSRIMAQAESQQSQVEVKALAAAAEAEADAAAKAEKEAEAKAAAAKKKAAEEAAAKAEAARLAELAKQYTLPTSSYTITSTFGQAGSLWSSGYHTGLDFAAPTGTLIKAVHSGTITEAGWAGSYGYRTILTLDDGTELWFCHQSSISVSVGQKVATGDVIGRVGATGNVTGAHLHLEVHPGGSADGIDPAAWLRGKGLNP
- a CDS encoding dihydrofolate reductase family protein; its protein translation is MPYPYVLLSAAVSLDGYLDDTTPERLLLSGRADFDRVDEVRASVDAILVGAGTIRADNPRLLVNSPERRAARVAAGRPAYPLKVTVSDSGELDPAANFWHTGGEKIVYTTEKGADRIRALGIAADAVPLGPEVDWRRLLEHLHDVRGVRRLMVEGGGTVHTQLLRQGLADELQLVLAPLFVGDPSAPRLFGPGGYQGGRLRLVESRRIEDVVLNRYEPTAPGTGPLPAAADRHWLALACALAADCPPSETAFSVGAVIVAADGTELARGHSREAGDPVVHAEEAALAKLDPADPRLPAATVYSSLEPCARRSSRPAPCARLILDAGVGRVVTAWREPDTFVTDADGTGLLAGRGVDVLVLPEYEERAKEPNRHLL
- a CDS encoding MarR family winged helix-turn-helix transcriptional regulator: MTTRWLTPEEQRAWRAYVAGYLLLEDAIDRQLQQEAGMPHLYYSILANLSDIPERRLRMTDLAERLKITRSRLTYAVSRLEKDGLVRREDCRWDKRGSVAVLTDEGMTVLENVAPGHVGTVRAALFDRLTPEQVGQLEEIFTQVARGFQENGDGETAPEDLPWRRRSSPCSGTGTP
- a CDS encoding GTP cyclohydrolase II; the encoded protein is MPDTPAATPRARVRVPLRFPDGYSVDAELVTFHGLADGQEHVAVVLGEPAAGATPLVRLHSECLTGDVFGSARCDCGPQLREAVERIAVTGGVLLYLRQEGRGIGLYNKLDAYALQDQGLDTYEANAALGLPEDDRDYTAAAQMLRALGITSLDLLSNNPDKAGQLRDLGIDVQDRVPTGVFTTPHNVRYLRAKVLQTQHTLALADLTGLSVG